Proteins found in one Prochlorococcus marinus XMU1405 genomic segment:
- a CDS encoding pyridoxal phosphate-dependent decarboxylase family protein, whose translation MAEDLINNKDIYFPSNLGTNDKLITLLNRASQTLCDWFSKSDKNGPLPFDESFSCIMPSEDGNSEEELFSEIESLLNNSFNPVHPGSLAHLDPPPLIFSILGDLIAAGLNNNLLAYELSPSLTLLEESLCKWFAKKIGFNDFSGGIAASGGTLSNLNGLIAARNNAGLGTNPNSVLLVSEDAHSSFVKCIRVMGLDNSNLVRIKTDNQGRMDINDLRNSLDKCSIENKKIFAIVATLGTTVRGAIDPIKEISEICKQRKIWLHIDGSIGGIFAITSIPIEGLNNINQANSITINPQKIIGITKTSSLLLVSNMSTLENTFNTGLPYISSKENIINRGEIGIQGSRPAEVIKLWLGLRFLGLKGIENILKSSIKRKDFFVKNIDKNKFDIYSGPLHIVSFLPNKLEPDDSDEWTKTKVNELINNNFMLSRPKFKGKYFLRVVMGNYNTKDSHIEELLRLLDA comes from the coding sequence ATGGCTGAAGATTTAATTAATAATAAAGATATATATTTCCCCTCAAATTTAGGGACTAATGACAAATTGATTACTCTTCTGAATAGAGCAAGTCAAACTCTTTGTGACTGGTTCTCTAAATCTGATAAAAATGGTCCTTTACCTTTTGATGAGAGTTTCAGTTGTATTATGCCTTCGGAAGATGGTAACTCTGAGGAAGAATTGTTTTCTGAGATTGAATCTCTTTTGAATAATTCATTTAATCCCGTTCATCCTGGCTCACTAGCTCACCTTGATCCCCCACCTTTAATTTTCTCTATTTTGGGAGATTTAATTGCTGCTGGTTTAAATAATAATCTTCTCGCTTACGAGTTATCACCAAGCCTAACATTACTTGAGGAATCATTATGCAAATGGTTTGCCAAGAAAATAGGGTTTAATGATTTCTCTGGAGGTATAGCTGCTAGCGGAGGTACATTAAGTAATCTGAATGGACTTATTGCAGCTAGAAATAATGCTGGATTAGGTACGAATCCTAATTCTGTATTACTTGTTAGTGAAGATGCCCATTCTTCTTTCGTTAAATGTATAAGAGTAATGGGCCTTGATAATAGTAATCTTGTGAGGATTAAAACTGATAATCAAGGTCGAATGGATATAAACGATCTGAGAAACTCTTTAGATAAATGTTCAATAGAAAATAAAAAAATATTTGCTATTGTTGCCACCCTTGGGACTACTGTAAGAGGAGCCATTGATCCTATTAAAGAAATAAGTGAAATCTGTAAACAAAGAAAGATATGGTTACATATTGATGGTTCAATTGGAGGAATTTTTGCTATAACTTCTATTCCAATAGAAGGTCTAAATAATATTAATCAGGCTAATTCGATAACGATAAATCCACAAAAAATTATTGGCATTACAAAGACTTCATCTTTGTTATTGGTTTCAAATATGAGTACTTTAGAAAATACTTTTAATACTGGACTACCATATATATCATCTAAAGAAAATATTATAAATAGAGGAGAAATAGGCATACAAGGTTCTAGACCTGCAGAGGTTATCAAACTATGGCTTGGGTTACGTTTTTTAGGTCTCAAAGGAATAGAAAATATATTAAAATCATCAATTAAAAGAAAAGATTTTTTTGTAAAAAATATTGATAAAAATAAATTTGATATATATTCAGGTCCTCTTCATATTGTTTCATTCTTGCCAAATAAACTTGAGCCAGATGACTCTGATGAATGGACTAAAACTAAAGTAAATGAACTAATTAACAATAATTTTATGCTTTCTAGACCAAAATTTAAAGGGAAATATTTTTTACGGGTTGTCATGGGAAATTACAATACAAAGGATTCTCATATTGAAGAACTTCTGAGACTTCTAGATGCTTAA
- a CDS encoding GTP-binding protein, whose translation MNYLKLKYIKYVVLILFFYILFSIFVRIVNIYTLLFLIIIIYTFYNIDKKLFKKIVYKVIYKNKKNTLSFKNTYGAAKISLEGVEKINKKISDNVKAELLNYQKNKLESQLKTGDYKVTLFGAGSSGKTSIARSLLKNIVGQTSAKIGTTKQINSYKIRIPILKRKINIVDTPGLFEPSKLGEEREKATILQASNSDLVLFVLDQDINKYENYLIKELLKLRKKIIIVLNKCDLRSRDENNLIKENIISITSARKNKISVVQTIAVPQKSPYTKSDALNLVPEVGSLFREIIETLDNNGEELLADNILFRSNKLGIKSKNFVQEQRYLMSNKVINKYMWITGGVILVNPLPAVDFLTTTSVNLQMIMELSKIYEIKLTKKDAKDLATSLLSALAKQGILKGGLAILSPALATSLTKIILSKSIQSVTAGWLIRIVGLSLIEYFKNGQDWGDGGIQEVVDKIYRVSKREEILNNFVKEAISKIEMKKYFKSNKNLPPFTN comes from the coding sequence ATGAATTACTTGAAATTAAAATATATAAAGTATGTAGTATTGATATTATTTTTTTATATTTTATTTTCCATATTTGTAAGAATAGTAAATATTTATACTCTTTTATTTTTAATTATAATTATTTATACTTTTTATAATATTGATAAAAAATTATTTAAAAAAATAGTTTATAAAGTTATATATAAAAATAAAAAAAATACACTTTCATTCAAAAATACATATGGTGCTGCCAAGATAAGTTTGGAAGGAGTCGAGAAAATTAACAAAAAAATTAGTGATAATGTAAAAGCTGAATTGTTAAATTACCAAAAAAATAAACTAGAGTCACAATTAAAAACAGGAGATTATAAAGTTACTCTTTTTGGAGCAGGTTCCTCAGGAAAAACATCTATAGCAAGATCATTATTGAAAAATATTGTCGGACAAACCTCAGCAAAAATAGGTACAACAAAGCAAATTAATAGCTATAAAATTCGTATACCAATTTTAAAAAGAAAAATTAATATAGTTGATACTCCGGGTTTATTCGAACCATCTAAATTAGGAGAAGAAAGAGAAAAAGCAACAATTTTACAAGCATCAAATTCTGACTTAGTTCTTTTTGTGTTAGATCAAGATATAAATAAATACGAAAACTATTTAATTAAAGAATTATTAAAGTTAAGGAAAAAAATAATAATAGTTCTAAATAAATGTGATTTGAGGTCTAGAGATGAAAATAACCTTATCAAAGAAAATATAATTTCTATAACATCCGCTAGAAAAAATAAAATATCAGTCGTTCAAACAATTGCAGTTCCTCAAAAATCTCCCTATACAAAATCAGATGCTTTAAATTTAGTTCCAGAGGTAGGAAGTTTATTTAGAGAAATAATTGAAACCCTCGATAATAATGGTGAAGAGTTGTTGGCGGATAATATTCTTTTTCGCTCAAATAAGTTAGGTATTAAAAGTAAAAATTTCGTACAAGAACAAAGATATTTAATGTCAAATAAAGTGATTAATAAATATATGTGGATAACAGGAGGAGTAATACTAGTTAATCCACTACCAGCTGTTGATTTTCTTACTACTACCTCCGTAAACCTTCAAATGATAATGGAGTTATCAAAAATATATGAAATAAAGCTTACAAAAAAAGATGCAAAAGATTTGGCGACTTCATTGCTAAGTGCATTGGCTAAACAAGGAATACTAAAAGGGGGTCTCGCCATTCTTTCTCCTGCTTTAGCTACAAGCTTGACTAAAATAATATTATCTAAATCTATACAATCAGTTACAGCAGGCTGGTTAATAAGAATAGTAGGACTAAGTTTGATTGAATATTTTAAAAATGGCCAAGATTGGGGCGATGGAGGAATTCAAGAAGTAGTAGATAAAATCTATAGAGTAAGTAAAAGAGAGGAAATTTTAAATAATTTCGTTAAAGAAGCTATTTCAAAAATTGAAATGAAAAAATATTTTAAATCAAATAAAAATTTGCCTCCATTTACTAATTAA